AGAGGAATCCGCATAATGAAAGTTTATCATGGGCAATACAATAATTTAGGAAATGTGAAGCGAGTCCGTGCAAGGTCTTCTTTTTTGGCCTGTTTAATCGTGAGTATTTTAGTATATGGAAGTGGTGCCGCATGGGCCCAAGAGGTTTCGAACACAGGGTCTTCCAGTAGTTCGATGGTGTTGGAGGATTTTCAGCATCCTGATGCTAAAGGATTTCCCGTGGGATGGGAAGCGCAGCGGAGTACGGTCACTGCCCATGAAACCTATACGATTCAGGAAGAGGATGGGACTTTTTTCCTTTCGGCAAAAGACGCCAATCAACGAGTTTATACCAAGCACATGACGTGGGACCCGAAGCAGCACCCTATTCTGACCTGGCGTTGGCGGATTCAGACGGTTCCCGATAACGCCGATTTCCTGGCCGCAATCTACCCGTCATTGGATGTTGACTTGATGTTTATTCCCGTGAATACGAAATATGTGTGGAGTGCAACGCTTCCGGTAGGGTCAGTCAAAGAGGGTGGCATGTTTAGCTCCACGGAAATTGTCATTCGTAGTGGGACTGAATCCCTTGGGACGTGGGTTGAGGAGCGGGTTAATGTATATGAAGATTTTCTGAGGATTCATGATCATGAGCCGGCTCCACATGCCTGGGGTATTTCTTTGTTAGGAGGGCCGGGAGTGGAAGTGGACTTTGGGTCCATTCAGGTTCAGGCTGAATCATCCAAAGGTGAGCTTGTGCGTGAATGAAGAGTGAAAAGTGAAGATAACTCCAGCTAAAATTTTTGATGTCCTCCTTGGAGTCCTGGGATTAGGGACAGTGGGCCTCTTGATCGGGGTCTTCATGGGAGATGGGTGGCTTCCTGTTGCGTTAGCATTGGGAGCCATTCTTGGGGCCGGAGTGGGCTTGGTAGGCGGACGAGGATTTTTTTTGAGTATTTTTATCGGAACCATTTTAGGTGGTTTGTTGACATTAGGAGTGAGTGGAACCGAGGCTGTGACGGTTGGCGCAGCCTCGGGTGCGGCAATGGGTGGATTTTTGGGAATTTGGATTTCGATGCTTATAGAGACGTGGCGACAACGGAATCAAACCGTTCCTGAGTGCGATAAGCATCCTAATCATTTACAACCGTAATCAATCTGAATCATCGAGGTGAGTGTGTCAAAGCGAGAGGCAAGGTAGTCATGGAAAATCAGCGGGTACTCATCGGCTCAATTTTATTTGTATTCGGCTCATTTATCATGATGATCGTGATGTTGATTTATATGACTTATAAAGGGAAGGCTGATTTGGCGGAATTGTCGGCCGGCCAACCGGCCAACGTCAGGGTCTTGCAGCCAATGCCCACACAAGATTTTTCCATGTATAAAACGTTTGTCGGGGATGATGGCCGGGAAATGGTCGAAATTCCTGAAGGGCCGTTTACCATGGGCATTGAGGATGGGGATCCCGATGAAGGGCCATCGCATCCGGTGTATCTCCAAACGTTTTATATCGACCTTAAAGAAGTCACACAAGCAGATTATGATCGGTATATCAAGATGACGAAACGGGACAAACCTAAGGTGCCGGTCTTTGAAGATGATGTCTCCAAGCTGGTCGGTCTCGATTATCCGGTGGTGGCTGTGACCTGGAACGATGCCTTTGGGTATTGTCAGTGGGCTGGGAAGCGGTTGCCGACCGAAGCGGAGTGGGAAAAGGCGGCCAGGGGAGAAGGGAAGCGGCGTTATCCTTGGGGGGAAAAATTCGAATATCAGTTTGCCAATGTTGATGGGAAGGAAGATGGCTTTCAGTATTTAGCTCCTGTGGGATCCTTTGAGGTAGGGAGAAGCCCTTTCGGACTCTATGATGCCACCGGCAATGTAGCCGAGTGGGTCATGGATAGTTATGCTGCTGACTATTATCAACAGGCCCCATATCGGGATCCCCCAGGACCAAAAGTCGAAGATGAGAATAAAGTCATTCGTGGGGGCTCTTGGCGAGAATCTCGTATCGGCGCCAGGGTTACCAAGCGTTTTGCAGCTAAAATGTGGAGGAACGATGCCAGTGTTGGATTTCGGTGCGCAAAAGATCCTCCGGCCACTGAGACTCCTCAATCCTCCTAAGCGGTAAGCAGGCTCCTCGCCGGCGTGAATAATCGCCCATGGTTTCTCGAAATAGGACACATTGACGGATAAGGAATAGGGAGACATGGACGGTCGATTTAAATTAATTTTTCTGATTGCGGTCCTGTTTATGACTGGCCTGCCATTATTAGGGATTTTGAAAGGGACCGACACTCCCCCAAGTCTCCAGGACCCAACTCCCCAATCAATGCCTTCTTCAGCATTGGAGCCGTCCACAGAATCGATGGTTCCTGATCCTGACATAGGGAATGAGATGGTTGAGATACCTGCAGGGGAATTCATTCTTGGCAGTAATGAAGGCGGATTTAATGAAAAGCCTGCCCACGTCGCTAATTTAGGGACGTACTGGATTGATCGATATGAAGTCACCTATAAACGGTATATGGAATTTGTGGAAGCTACAGGCCATCGGCAACCTGGCCCGCCATCTCGTTATGCCGCAAAGCTCGGACTGTTAAGAGGGCCTTATCAGCCGATTACCTATGTGTCATGGAGCGATGCGAATGACTATTGTCAGTGGAAAGGCAAGCGTCTCCCTACCGAACAGGAATGGGAAAAAGCTATGCGAGGGACAGATGGACGCACCTGGCCGTGGGGTGATGGGTTGACCGGACATCCTGCCAATTTTGCAGGGGAGGGCGATGGGTTTGAAGTATCGGCTCCAGTAGGTTCGTTTCCCCTTGATCAAAGTGTATTCGGGGTCTTTGACGGGGCAGGAAATGTTATGGAATGGACGGATAATTGGTACGTGGAGGATCTATATCTACAGAAAGATTCAGTTTCGCAAGAAAATAATCGGCCAACCTCGACTTACAAGACAATGAGAGGAAGTGGGTATACGAGCCGAGGCGTAGATCTCCGAATCACCAATAGGAGTTTTATGGTTCCTGATTTTCGAGATGAGACAATTGGTTTCAGATGTGCACGTTCAAATTAATGACAATAAAGGTGACGAAATTCTGTTGAGGAAAATCAAAAAAATTAAAGAAAATCAAAATAGTAGAGGATGAGAAAGACGGCAAGCAGAATATTGACAACCATTCCGGCCAAAACTATAATGTCGAACACTTTTGCATTTGTACGCATGTGCAATCCCTCTTTTTACGTGATCAATAAATGTTTGAATAGCACGAAAAATTATATTATGTCAATGAAGTTTATTAGGGAAAATCATTTAAGATTCAGTTTCGAATTAAGCACAGGGAGGAATTGAAATGGGTGATTCGACGGCTGTCATAAGAGAGTCAACGGAGTTAGAGACTAAAATTGGAAAAGCGATTTTTTATGTAACCTGCTCGGTAAGCCTTTGGTTTTTCTATTGGTTTTCAGGCATTCAGTGCCCCTGCTAAAAAAGCATGATTTCCAATAAGACAATCAATTATTTAATACTCTTAGACGCAAGGAGGGGCGCATGCAGACAGCTCTGTATGTAATAGTTTCATTGGTTATTTGTTTTGTGTATTTTCAGGCACTGGATTATGTACTGATGGACGCTCAGGGGTTGGACTATTTCTACATGTTCAGATAGTCGTAAGAATGGAAATATT
The sequence above is a segment of the Nitrospira sp. MA-1 genome. Coding sequences within it:
- a CDS encoding DUF3047 domain-containing protein; this translates as MKVYHGQYNNLGNVKRVRARSSFLACLIVSILVYGSGAAWAQEVSNTGSSSSSMVLEDFQHPDAKGFPVGWEAQRSTVTAHETYTIQEEDGTFFLSAKDANQRVYTKHMTWDPKQHPILTWRWRIQTVPDNADFLAAIYPSLDVDLMFIPVNTKYVWSATLPVGSVKEGGMFSSTEIVIRSGTESLGTWVEERVNVYEDFLRIHDHEPAPHAWGISLLGGPGVEVDFGSIQVQAESSKGELVRE
- a CDS encoding SUMF1/EgtB/PvdO family nonheme iron enzyme codes for the protein MENQRVLIGSILFVFGSFIMMIVMLIYMTYKGKADLAELSAGQPANVRVLQPMPTQDFSMYKTFVGDDGREMVEIPEGPFTMGIEDGDPDEGPSHPVYLQTFYIDLKEVTQADYDRYIKMTKRDKPKVPVFEDDVSKLVGLDYPVVAVTWNDAFGYCQWAGKRLPTEAEWEKAARGEGKRRYPWGEKFEYQFANVDGKEDGFQYLAPVGSFEVGRSPFGLYDATGNVAEWVMDSYAADYYQQAPYRDPPGPKVEDENKVIRGGSWRESRIGARVTKRFAAKMWRNDASVGFRCAKDPPATETPQSS
- a CDS encoding formylglycine-generating enzyme family protein, which produces MDGRFKLIFLIAVLFMTGLPLLGILKGTDTPPSLQDPTPQSMPSSALEPSTESMVPDPDIGNEMVEIPAGEFILGSNEGGFNEKPAHVANLGTYWIDRYEVTYKRYMEFVEATGHRQPGPPSRYAAKLGLLRGPYQPITYVSWSDANDYCQWKGKRLPTEQEWEKAMRGTDGRTWPWGDGLTGHPANFAGEGDGFEVSAPVGSFPLDQSVFGVFDGAGNVMEWTDNWYVEDLYLQKDSVSQENNRPTSTYKTMRGSGYTSRGVDLRITNRSFMVPDFRDETIGFRCARSN